The Halostella limicola genome includes the window CGACGAGCAGATGATCACGTCGATCATCCAGAGCTCCGAGCCCCTGGCGGACAAGTTCGACGAGGTCCCGGGTAACCTCGAAGTGGGCGTCAGCCTCGCCGACGCCGCCCTCTACGCGGGCGTCTTCTACCCCGTCGTGTTCGGCCTTGTCGGCGGCGCCATCGCGAAAAAGAACCTCCTGTTCGACGAACTCGCCGACGCGCTGAACTGAGCGGCGACCGTTTCGACCGACTCCTCGCGACGACGCTGCGTCGCGGGCGTCGCGTTACGCCGATCCGTTTTCGCGACCGTCGGATCGCTTCCCGGAGCGACGGCGCCGCCGCGGCGGTCGCCACCGACTCCGACGCCGCCACTCGCGAGCGCCCCCGTACCAGCCCCGCTACAGCACGCCGTCCTCTTCGAGCAGCGTCTGGAGCCGGTCCATCCGGGTGACGACCACGTCGCAGTGCGGACGGACGGCGTCTTTTGGCTCGAACCCGATCGCCTGTCCCGCGACCTGCAGCATCGGCAGATCGTTCGCCCCGTCGCCGACCGCGATGGTGTCGTCCATCGCGACACCGAGGTCGTCGGCGAGCGCTTCGAGCGCGTCGTCTTTCGTCCCCTCGATGAGCGGCCCCTCGACCTCGCCCGTCAGCGCTCGCAGGATTTGCCCGCTCGCGTCTCCCGAGGCGCGTTGCGCCTCGCCTTCCATCGGCAACCGATTCGCCACGATGCTGTCGACGCCGACGCCCTCCTTCTCCAGCGCGGCCTCGACGCCGCGCTCGAACCCGCCGGTGAGGATGGCGACGTGGACGCCCGCCTCCCGCAGGGCGGCGATGAGGTCCGCCGCGCCGGGGCGCAGGACGACCTCGCCGAACGCCGCCTCGGCGTCTTCCTGCGGGAGGTCCTCCAGCAGGGCCGCCCGCTCGCGGACGCTGGTCGCGTAGTCTATCTCGTCGTTCATCGCCCGCTCCGTTATCTCCGCCATCCGGTCGGCGACCCCGTAGCGCTCCCCGAGGAGCACGGTCATCTCCGAGTCCGAGAGCGTTCCGTCGAAGTCGAACGCGACGACTGTCATGGAGCGGAGTTCCGCGGGCAGCGTTGAAAAGGAAGCGATCCGACGCCCGTCGAGCGGCAGATTTCGCCGGGCGTGCCGACAAAGGAAGCGTTAACAGTGCCGCGATTATCCTGTCTCCCATGAAGGTACTCGTCACAGACCCCATCGCGGATGCGGGCCTCGACCGGCTCAGGGAGTCGGGCCACGAGGTCGTGACCGCGTACGACATCGAGGGCGACGAACTGCTGGAGGCGGTCGCGGACGCCAACGCCATGATCGTCCGCTCGGGCACCGAAGTCACCGAGGAGGTCTTCGAGGCCGCCCCCGAACTGGTCATCGTCGGTCGCGCCGGCATCGGCGTCGACAACATCGACATCGACGCGGCGACCGAACACGGCGTCATCGTCGCCAACGCGCCGGAGGGCAACGTCCGCGCGGCCGCCGAGCACACGGTCGCGATGGCGTTCGCGTCCGCCCGGTCGATCCCCCAGGCCCACGTCCGCCTCAAGGGCGGCGAGTGGGCGAAAGGCGACTACCTCGGCACCGAGGTCAACGGCAAGACGCTTGGCGTCGTCGGCCTCGGCCGCGTCGGTCAGGAGGTCGCGAAGAAGCTCGACTCGCTGGGCATGGACCTCGTCGCGTTCGACCCCTACATCAGCGAGGAGCGCGCCGCCCAGCTCGGCGCGGAGCTGGTCGATCTGGACGACTGTCTCGACCGCGCCGACTTCCTGACGGTCCACACGCCCCTGACCCCCGAGACGGAGGACATGATCGGGGAGGAGGAACTCGCCCAGATGGAGGGCGGCTACCTCGTCAACTGCGCCCGCGGCGGCGTCGTCGACGAGGACGCGCTCGCCGCCGCCGTCGAGGACGGCGTGCTCGCCGGGGCCGCGATCGACGTGTTCGCCGACGAGCCCGTCTCCCCCGACAACCCGCTGCTCGACGTGGAGGACGTCGTCGTCACGCCCCACCTCGGCGCGTCGACGGAGGCCGCCCAGGAGAACGTCGCCGTCTCGACGGCCGAGCAGGTCGTCGCCGCGTTCGACGAGGAGCCGGTCGTCAACGCCCTGAACGCCCCCTCGATCGACGAGAGCGCGTTCCCCCGCGTCGAGCCGTACATCGGCCTCGCCGAGACCGCCGGCAAGATCGCCGCGCAGCTGTTCGACGGCCGCATCTCCACCGTCGAAGTGCGCTACGAGGGCGACATCGCCGAGGAGGACGTCGAACTCGTCACCGCGAGCGGCCTGAAGGGCGTGTTCCAGCCCCTGGAGTGGCAGGTCAACGCGGTCAACGCCCCCCAGATCGCCGAGGAGCGCGGCATCGAGGTGACGGAGTCGAAGACCCGGCAGGCCGAGGACTTCCAGAGCCTCGTCACCGTGACGGTGTCGGACGGCGAGGAGTCGATCAGCGTCGACGGGACGCTGTTCGCCGACAACGACCCCCGGATCGTCCGCGTCGACGGCTACCGCGTCGACGCCATCCCCGGCGGCAAGATGATGGTCGCGCGCAACACGGACGAGCCGGGCGTCATCGGCCTCATCGGCAGCGTCATGGGCGACCACGAGGTCAACATCGCCGGCATGTACAACGCCCGCGAGACCATCGGCGGCGAGGCGCTGACGGTGTACAACGTCGACAGCGCCGTCCCCGACGCGGCGTTCGAGACGCTGGAGGCCGACGAGCGCATCATCGAAGTGAAGTACATCTCGCTGAACGGCGTCGAGGAGTAGGCGGCGGCGACGCGGGCGGCCGCTACTTCAGGAGGCGACGTAGCGGTCCGTCGCCCCGCCGCTCGCCGGTGCAGTCGCAGTCGCGCTCGCGCAGCAGCTTCTCGTACCGGTTTATCATCGTCTGTCGCCGTCGCCGCTCGCGGTCGAGGGCCGCTTCGAGGCGCACCACCTCCGCTCGCAGCTGGGCCACCTGCGTGCGGAGGGCGACGCCCTCGGCGGCGTCGGCGTACTCCGGGAGTCGGTCCGCCGGCTCTGGCTGGTCGGTCTCCATCGCCGCGAACTATGCTACGGAGTGGCAAAACACCCCGGCAGACGGCCGTCCGCCGCCCGTATGACGCCGTTCTAGTCGTCGAGGTGTTCCAGCACGGCGTCGGTGTCGTTCGGCACGGGTTCGGGGTCGCCGCCGGCCGCCGCGGCGGCGTCCGGGTCCTTCAGGAGGTGGCCGGTGGTGAGACAGACGACGGCCTCGTCGTCCGAGACGACGCCCTCCTCGCGGAGCTTTCGCAGGCCCGCGACGGAGGCGGCGGAGGCGGGCTCGACGCCGACGCCCTCCGCGGCGAGCGCGCGCTGGGCGTCGGTGATCGCCTCGTCGGAGACCGCGACGGCGGTGCCGCCCGTCTCGCGGATGCCGGGCAGGGCCTTCGGCGCGTTGACGGGGTTGCCGATGCGGATGGCCGTCGCGCGCGTCTCGACCTCGTCCCAGCGCTCGGTGTCGTCCCAGCCGTTCTCGACGGCCTCGACCATCGGCGCGGCGCCCTCGGCCTGCACGCCGGTGAGCTTCGGCACCTCGTCCTCGTCGAGCGCGCCGCTCCGGACGAGTTCGCGGAAGCACTTGTACAGCGCCGCCGTGTTGCCGGCGTTGCCGACGGGGAGGACGATCCGGTCGGGGAACCGACCCTCGTCCTCGTAGAACTCCTCTAAGATCTCCAGGCCGATGGTCTTCTGGCCCTCCAGACGGAACGGGTTCAGCGAGTTGAGCAGGTACGCCTCGCCGCGCTCCGCGAGGTCCTGCACGATGTCCAGGCAGGCGTCGAAGTTG containing:
- the serB gene encoding phosphoserine phosphatase SerB; this translates as MTVVAFDFDGTLSDSEMTVLLGERYGVADRMAEITERAMNDEIDYATSVRERAALLEDLPQEDAEAAFGEVVLRPGAADLIAALREAGVHVAILTGGFERGVEAALEKEGVGVDSIVANRLPMEGEAQRASGDASGQILRALTGEVEGPLIEGTKDDALEALADDLGVAMDDTIAVGDGANDLPMLQVAGQAIGFEPKDAVRPHCDVVVTRMDRLQTLLEEDGVL
- the serA gene encoding phosphoglycerate dehydrogenase, giving the protein MKVLVTDPIADAGLDRLRESGHEVVTAYDIEGDELLEAVADANAMIVRSGTEVTEEVFEAAPELVIVGRAGIGVDNIDIDAATEHGVIVANAPEGNVRAAAEHTVAMAFASARSIPQAHVRLKGGEWAKGDYLGTEVNGKTLGVVGLGRVGQEVAKKLDSLGMDLVAFDPYISEERAAQLGAELVDLDDCLDRADFLTVHTPLTPETEDMIGEEELAQMEGGYLVNCARGGVVDEDALAAAVEDGVLAGAAIDVFADEPVSPDNPLLDVEDVVVTPHLGASTEAAQENVAVSTAEQVVAAFDEEPVVNALNAPSIDESAFPRVEPYIGLAETAGKIAAQLFDGRISTVEVRYEGDIAEEDVELVTASGLKGVFQPLEWQVNAVNAPQIAEERGIEVTESKTRQAEDFQSLVTVTVSDGEESISVDGTLFADNDPRIVRVDGYRVDAIPGGKMMVARNTDEPGVIGLIGSVMGDHEVNIAGMYNARETIGGEALTVYNVDSAVPDAAFETLEADERIIEVKYISLNGVEE
- the thrC gene encoding threonine synthase, with translation MSSMTLSAEADAVPDEADDGVWLACIECGATFAPFDAIRYRCDDCDGLLEVRYADPATFDDFEGEGVSGSGASGGSSVHRSDGVWRYSAALPFEVGVTLPEGDTPLHEVPRLESEVGVDRLRVKHEGMNPTGSFKDRGMTVGVRVAEELGVDRLACASTGNTSAALAAYGARAGLETLVLLPAGKVAAGKVAQASLHGARILEVDGNFDACLDIVQDLAERGEAYLLNSLNPFRLEGQKTIGLEILEEFYEDEGRFPDRIVLPVGNAGNTAALYKCFRELVRSGALDEDEVPKLTGVQAEGAAPMVEAVENGWDDTERWDEVETRATAIRIGNPVNAPKALPGIRETGGTAVAVSDEAITDAQRALAAEGVGVEPASAASVAGLRKLREEGVVSDDEAVVCLTTGHLLKDPDAAAAAGGDPEPVPNDTDAVLEHLDD